The Vulpes vulpes isolate BD-2025 chromosome 1, VulVul3, whole genome shotgun sequence genome contains the following window.
TGAGGCACTGAGTACGCAAAGGCTGTCAGAAACTTGCAAGGAATCCATAGAGCATCTCCCACAATCCTTTCTCGGAAGGCTCATTACCTAAAGTGGTAAAAAGCATATAATCAAGctcacaatcctgggatcctATCTCTGATTGCCCACCTCCCCAAAACCTCACCCCCTCATCACTTCTACTCTTCTATTCCCTGCCTGCTACTTGTCTATTCACCCTTCCCATTGGCCCCATTGCTCCCCAGAGAATGATCCTGCACCCCATCCTGTTCAGAGACACCCACTCTCCTGCCCCCAGACTCCTGGGGGCCTCTGTACCTGGGGCCGCTGGACAAGCACGTGCCTCTGATGATGAAGATGGTGCCCACAAGGAAGCTCACCAGGCCGAGAGCCAGGCCAAGTGCACAGATCAGAGTCTCGATGGTGTCTGGCACTGGGATAGGCACCTGGGGCTcttggaggagaaaggaaaggtcaGGGGGTTCAGAGAAGGGAttccagagcaaaggaaacatgGGTCTGTGGAAAGTGACCTGGGGAGGGGCTCCATACCCCAGTGCCTGAGAAGCGGCTCATCCAGACCCCAGTGCTCCACCTTGCAGTCATACATGTCTTCTGCAGAGGGCACGAAGGTCAAGTAGCAGAACTTGCGGAACAGATGGTCAGGCTGGGAATAGAAGCTGGTCTGGGCTACCCCCTCGCTGATTATTTGACCATTGCGCAGCCAGGTGATATTGATCACAGGAGGGAAGATGTTGTCCACAATGCAGATGAGGACGTTGGGCTGGCCCAGCTCCACTCGAAACTTGGGGAGTACAGCCACCCTCGGAGGCACTAGAAAAATGAGGCCTTGAATTCCAAAGGCTCATCCCTGTACCTGGGCTTCATTAAGACTTGGATTAAGTAATGTTTCCTCCTATTTAGCCATTTACAGGCAGGGAATGCTCTGGGATGTAACAGCTGAGgtgggaggggtgcagagggagaagaggctgagAGGGGGGCACCTGGAACCCCTGTATCTGACAGGTCCCTGAGAGGGCATCCAGGTGGAAGGGTCAGTCCTCAAGAAGGAAGAGGGTGCTGAAGGGGTCTGGGAAGATCTAGAGCCTTCTGGAAAAGAAAGGGGCTGATTACAACAGTCACAGAGGCTGAGAGATGTGCTGGAGCAGATGGAGGCCTGTGAGGTGGGAAGaagcttctctgggcctcccttGCCTAACACAGGGTAGCAGAGGGAACAAGGAGAGGAAAGGTGGGTACCGTTGATGGCTCTGGTGTGGTTGGAGCGTTCCACCAAGACATCCAGGTGGGCTCTGATCACCGCGATGCTGGCCAGCCCATTCTGTGGGTCAAAGTGGGCCAAGTTGCCAAACTCAGGCAAACGCCACACAGCCTCCCTCTTCTTCAGCTCCACGGAGAACAGCTGTTCCCCATCAAATTCATGGGCAAACTGACCCGAGGAACCATAGGACTGGTAGAAGGCTGGTCCATAGGAGCCCATGTGATCAGCTGTATTGAGTGAGTTCAGGgtcagagacagaaaagaaaatgtatcaatCTCATCTAAAGCAGGTGACACTTTAAATTTCTGAGCCTACATCCCATCCTGGGTTCTCTATGAGGGCAAAGTTGAGCTGTTGAGCTGGCCTTTGACAGTGGAAGTGTTGCTGGGGGGATAgaaaggagaggacagagggacaTGGGCATGTGCCCAACACACTGGCAGGAACAGAGAGACACGAGTGCAGTCCAGCATACCAGGTTGGGAAGAAGAGAGGCTGCCTCAAATCATGCTTGGGATTCAAAGTCAAATGGTAGCCATGATCATCAGCTCTAGTTGTGCTATGAGGTCCTGTGTGTGAGATGAGTGGTATGAGGGAGTGGGATGAGGGAAAATGATTAAGGATGGGAGCATAAGTAGAGCCTTGGGCACAGAGATGCAGTATatgtgggcaggaggggagaatAGGTGATGGCTGGCAGAAGTAAGAATTAAGATTTGTGACAGAGATCAAACAGACAGGAAAAAGCAGCCTAGGGTATTGCAGAGAGCACTGGACAAGGAGTCCAAAGTTCAAGTTAGGTTTATGCCCCAGGTCTTCCACTTCAAGAGATTATGATCAAAGGTGTCTCTTTCCATAACTGAGGCTTAGTTCTCTGGAAATTTGGGTTAGATTTTAATCAGTAAGGGATCTCTAGAAATCTATGCAGTTATACATTTAACAGTCATCGAGGGACTACTATGTGCCCAGCATGATGCCAGGCCCCAGGGAAATACAGATGAACCAGCTGTGGATCCCTCACTCAAGGAGCTCAGGTCTAGAGCAGGATAAACAGTTGACTATCCACATGGCGATAAATATTGCAGTAAAACTGGACCTGAATGGGCACACTCCAAGTCAGGAAGTGACAGAAAAGTCACTGTGCTTGGCGGAAGGAGAATGGAGGTTTGGGTCTCAGAAAGAAGGAGCTGGGGAGGCACCTGAACCTGCAACTGGCATGGCTGCACTGAGCTGCACCTGTATGTTTAGGTCTGCGATGAACATGATAGAGGTGAGAGAGATTGGGGATCTCTCGGTAAAGGAAGTTGCCCATAAGCCAGAGAAGGAGAACAATCTATGTTCTTTCTATACTGTCTCTCGTAGAACCTAAATTTCCTTTCCTCAGCCGATCCCCCTCAGTACTCACCCTCGATGGCCCCAGTTTCATGGAGGCTCAGGAGGCTCATCAAGGTGTAGAGTCCCAGGACCAGCCCCCTACTGAGGACCATTGCCCTGGTGCTTTAACCAAGTAAGTCTCTCAGAGTGGGGCTGCTgcagaaggtaaagaaaagaggaaggaaacacTCTAGGATGGGGAAGACCCCTGCTGTATTCAACCAATCAGAGACACTCCTTGAGTTAAAGTGGCTGTTGTTGGGTGAAGAAGTAAGGAGCCTAGGTGGAAGGTGGAAGAATGCACTGGGCCCTCATCGCACCACGGAGGCCTGGTCCACAGAAGAGTCAAAAGGAAGCTTCTGTTTGGGAGATGGCAGAGCTTTAATCAACCATTACTACAAACTCTAAGAAGAGACCcaccaaaggaagagaaaaggccaTCAGAGAACTACACAGCTGAGCTCAAACAAAGCCTCTATCTTGCTCTGTGATCTGTGGTGTAGAGAATCCCAGTCTCCCTCTAAGTTTCTGCAGACACATTTggaggcaaaaaaataataatataaactgtACTCAGGAACTTTGAAAAGGAGATGTTGGATACACAGTAGGATTAAAATCCTTTAAACCTTTAAATCGTTTtggaaaatattactttatttcatggtgtgaaaaaaaaagtgtaattgtCAGAGATGTTTAGAGTAAGGAGAACTGTAAGAAGCCTCAATGGACTGTTCTAGGGGGCGCAGAGGGTGCTGGATAACCTCCATTTGTCCCTCCAGGTCTCCTGGGCACCCTCCTTCATGCTGCCAGCATGAagccccagcccccctccctcccccagcaacAGCAACTCCTTTCCCTCTTCAGCCAATGGGAGGCGGGAGGCAGGATTTGTTCTAATATGAAAACTATATATAAAGCTAACCATCTCTCCAGATAAGGAAAAGTCTAACCAAATACCTGAAGGCAGTTTCTGAAAGATCAGGAAATAAATGATTTTCCGCTTGGAAGGGAACTAAGATATCATCTGAGTCTATGGTTCCAAACCCAGCTACAGAGgagaatcacctggagaattggttaaaaatgtagattcctggggcgcctgggtggctcagatggttaagtatctaactcttgatttgggctcaggtcatgatctcagggtcgtgagatggggCCCCGAGTCGCACTGTAGagcctgctcaggattctctttctctctttccttctgcccctcccccttctctctttctctctctctttctcaaaaagtaaaataagttttaaaagataCGGATTCCTGGGTTCCATCCTGACCTGAGTTAAAGTAGCCTTTTCAAGGGTAGGGCTGAGAGACCTGCCTTAGTAACACGCTCCCTAGGTGAGGACCACCACACTGGAAAAGAACCATGCCTCCTGCTTTGCAGGCTAGAGAGAACCTCCAGAAGGATCTGAAGAAGATCTTGCAGCTTTCGACCACACACCACATGCCATTTCTACTCACATTCCATTGGCAGGAATTAAACAATGACCCTgcccctgggcagggctgggaaaaatgtattttagcgGTGCGTTCAGGAAGATGTAGTGGTTGGGGAGCGCACGGCAGGCACTATCTTTGCCCCATCCCTGCTCtatttattgtgattattaaCATATTTGAACCTGTTtctaatattgtatttatttcaatctttccatttgttgttgttgggtttttttttccttaggcttcatcatctaaaaaaaaagggCGGGTTATTTTTACCTTACCTATCTTCCCTCTAGCCAGATAAGAACTTTCGAATTATTCATATAGTGCCTCTCTACTTCACCAAGGAGTTTGATCAACTTTACTTCTCATCCTTTTTGGCACcccctgacattttttttctcttttattggaATACttcttccaaaaatgttttaagtatgaGCAAATCTTCTGAAGCTTTGTATGCTTGAGAATATTACTGTTACAGCACCACTTTTGAACGTTTAACTATGCATTAAATTCTAAgttgagggactcctgggtgacttagttggttaagtgtccgactcttggttttcagctcaggtcatgataccccTTGTATCTTTTACTCTAGAAGAGTTCTTCAATGTAGTCTTCCCATTACTCTGTTGTTTTTCTATCTCTCCCACTATTTATTCCCAGTAGTGGggtttttgactttcatatttttttcatgccTAGAACTTCTATAGAGCTTTTTCTGCATTCccttttttcatattataatagtttttcttttttaaaaaagactttttatttatttactcatgagagacacacaaagagaggcagagacatagacagagggagaagcagcctccccccaGAAGCCTttttcaggactcaatcccagaaccccgggatcataatctgagccaaagccagatgctgaaccactgagccacccaggcatctcagtttttcttattttttaatgtgtttttcatGCTCCTTTTAAGTGGCTATCCTATATTTTCTAATACTTCTTTAAGGACACATATGGGCtctctgttgcttttcttttgacATGTGAAACTTTCCAAAAGGGAGGGAGTTATTATTTTGGCCTTCAGGTGCCCATCTATGTCAGTATCATGGTAAAGAGAGGGAAGGACCAGAGTTCTAGGACAGCACAAAACCAGTTGCCACCCTTTTGGTGTCACCTTACTGGTGGCAGTTCAAGTCAGGGCCTCAGGATAAGGAGCCCTGGGAGGGGCTAGTCCTCTCTCCTTGTCCGCCAGCCTTGAGGATGGTCCGAAGGAGTGCTGCAGAGTGAATGACTATGGCATCAGGTGCACCTATTGTCCTGCACCCTCCCCACTCTAGCAGGGATTTCAACCTAGACTTTATCCCCAACCCTCTATCGCCAGGCATGATCCAGCAATCAGGATCTTGggccactgtttttttttttttttggtttgtttgtttgtttgtttgttttgcattatGGGACAGGCAAAATTTGTTCAAAGGCAACACTGGGAGAAAGCAAGAACAGATTGCCTCTAATGAATCTTCTCACAGCAAGCAAGCTCCCCCAAAACAATTAACAGTGTCACTAGGGATTCCCCAGTTTCCTTCCACTGCTTCTCCAGGGTTGGTTTTTAGAGCTGGGAACTAAGAACATATGCTAATTTATCTCAACAAAAAGTAGATCTCTCCATTATTTTCCtataatatttatgtatgaaCTATATTCCCCCCTATATAGAAATGCCAAGCAGTTGAGGTTCATTGACTCTGTTATAGAATCCCCCCTCTCCTCCGGATGCTAGCCCagtattaaataaatgcttttcaaataaacaaatagatgctaacaaataaaaatcaatgaagtgGGAACACCTAGGTGGCAAAGTTGGGTAAGCCTCCCAATTCCTGGTTTCCCCTCAGCtctgatctcaggatcgtgagatagAGCCtcccattgggctctgtgctcaccaaGGGCTTTGctttgagactctctccctctccctctgcctccccacccctcccactgctcatgcatgtgcacacatgctttcacactctctctcaaataaaaaaatattttaaaaaaaaatcaatgaagtgaATACCAGTGGTTCTAGAGAGAGACATTCCAGCACTGGAAACAAGtactgaaaataaatacatgctcAACAGATTGCTGAGTAAAGTGCTCTTTGAATATGACATAAATTCAGTTCCTCTAAATTGTCTAAAACACTGACTTTGAGATAAACAGTTGTATCCATCATGTTGAGCATAATATGCTCTGGAGCATAATATTAAGTTGAGGTAGATGTTAGGAGATATTATTCATTAAACACATATTTATGGAACACCCATTATGTCCTGGGGACACAGAGAAGAACTAGACACTGCCCCTTAATCATAGGACTCTGCTGTCCAATACGGTCACCACCTGCCATATGTGGCCATTGATCACTTGTAATGTAGCCAGTCCTGAGATATACTATAAATAGAAAACCACTATATTTTGAAGgctttgtaaaaaatatatgcattatatgtatttaaaattatatatctgaatatatataatctcattaatagtttttatattgATTGTTGGTTAATTTGCAATATTTTGGATATGCTGAGTAGttgatatattattaatttcactgtttcttattacctttttaaagtgACTAGAAAACTTGACATCGAATGTGTAACTCTCATTGTATTCCTACTGGACAGTGCTGCTCTGGTTACTACTCTTGGTTGGCTACCAATTAACTATTCAATGCTTTTCTTAGATTCTTCAATTTAGCTGTAAGCTTttcaggggtgggaggtggggggatccTTTCCTGTGATCACCTAGAGATTCCACCAGAGGGCGATCTTATCTTCCACCGTTTCAATTCTGGATCTTCaatctattttatgtatatgtattgaACTACTTTTAGTTTATTATGCttcaggcactgtactaggctCTAGAACCACAATTATGGTTCCTGCCATCCCAGATCTTACAATTTATCAAGAAGGCTATAAACAACTAATTATcatgcaaaaagaaagaagaatcaaatcCATTATATTAATGTGCCATATCAATGTTCATATGGTCTTCAACTTTTGGGGATAACCCTTTCTTAGTAATTAATTAAATAGTTCCAACCCAGATAATTTCAGGAATTCAAGTGGTCTAGTTCTCTCTTCAGAATTCCctggacagggcagcccaggtggctcagcagtttagcgctgccttcagcccagggcctgatcctggagacctgggatcaagtcccatgttgggctccctgcatggagcctgcttctccctctgcctgtgtctctgcctctttctctctctctctgtctctcataaataaattttaaaaaaattttttaaaaagaattccctGGAGAGAGAAGTGATACAAGTGCATGTTTCCACATGCCAGATGCTTAATGTCTCTTTCTCCAACCTCCTGCTCCTAGCACACTGTTTCAGTCATTCTCAGGCTGCTTTCTATCATAGCAAGTGGCTTTCTGACCATATTTTCAGGCTTTGAACTTCTGTCGTGTTGCTGGAAGCTGCTTGCTTCCCTTAGAACTTTCCCCTCCCATTTCCTGACTCTCTAAATCCCAGACCTCTTATCTCCTGGGAACAAACTGGAAATTTTAAGCTAAAATCACTCTTTGttctcgctttggcagcacatatactaaaattactCTTCCTGTATATCTGTAAATAGcttgatatataaaaatcaaaactcaTATGTGAAAAacagtaactttttaaatatatatatacacatatatatgtatatatatatatatatgtgtgtgtatatatgaatgaGTGATCTCATTATACTCTGGAGCAACAAATCCAAATGATGGTAGGAAAACCCCCAAACTGGACTTTTAAAGGTATAGATGCAGCTCTTCCTatttaaatgagattgtttttgaAAAGATTCATCTCTCCCCTGGGAAAGGCTAAGTCTTTCAGggtttttcctctttccccttctccttccctcttatTTGAATGATATCCTGGGACAGAAGGTAAATTTATATAACATTATGACTATGGGAAGctgtgtcttttttctcttctctgatgGTTCTCTACTTCCAGCAGCATCTTAATCATTGgcctctgccctctctccttcAATTACCAAAGTTTCTGTGGCTGGTCGAATTGGAGATCAGTTCTCCTTGGCAAAGGCAACAGGGCTCAGCCACTTTCCCCACTATTGGCCCCAGTGCAAGCCTGGCTCTTGCTGCATATCCCTTACATCTTGATGCACCTGCTACCCGATCCTGGGCTTGCATAACTGGGACTGCTGGCCCTTGAATCCAGGCCAGGTCTACCCGCTCCATGATTACCTTGAAAATCAATTTACTGAAAATCAACTCTCTAAAAATCAAGTCATGGGTGAGGGTGGggccggctggctcagttggtagagcttctaactcttgatctccgagttgtaagtttgagccccatgttgggtgtagagatcacttaaaaataaaatctttaaaaaactttttaaattaaaaataaaaatcaactcacCAAATGGCCAACTAAGCTGAAATTAATTCACCAAATCACAATCTTCCTACTTTACCGATTTACCAAAAACTTGATTCTTTAACTTTATGAAGTTTTTGTCACTTTATACATTGAGTTGAATGGTTTTAtgcattcaattttttaaattttagtttattagcTTTCCTTTTTGATTCATATTAGCTTTTAAAGTAATGTTCAGTTTGCCAAATGTTACAAATACAGGAAGATGATAATGGCTGTAGAGTTTTTTAATTGCCCCAAGTGTCCTCGTGAAAACAGATCAATTGGGATAGCAAAGTAAAGTACCCAGAGACAATGTCTTTAACAAACTAGGGACAAGGCAGTCCCTGGAACTCTAGAATATGAATGGGTAGGTCCAAACAACCACACAGGATCCTATAGGTTCTAGCTCCGTGTGGAGGTAGCAAAAGGATGAAAAAGGAGAGTTTTGATGTTTATAAGATCTCAGAAACACAGAACCAGCCAATGAATATTCACCTCCAAAAGAAAATAGTCCCAGCCTAAAATGCACACTCAGTAAGAAACTCTAAAAACCAAGCCAAGCCTGAAATTCCAAAGCCAAAAATTTCAGaaacttctttttctgttacTAATGTCTGACTTTTAAGACTAAGACTTTGCTGTGTCTATCAATATTCTGTTTGGAATTCTCTTTATCTCTATGATAAAAATCCAAATGTTCCCCAATACAATGAGtatctctgaatgaataaaatcacatCCAAAGATGTGTGAAAAAGAAAGTAGTAAGACctttagtaaataatatttttataataaaatattatcccTATATGTTTCACAGAGACATGTGACTTCCACCTGCCTCTACTAATTTAGAGTATTTCTCTCATAATGAAAAAGCACATTAATATGTTTTCCTAAATCAAAGGTCAATTTTCTCCTTGAGATCAGTTATATCTCTAGAACACGAAAGCAGCTTCCAGCactatgtatttaaaatagtaatcttttaaagttttagctCCTACCTTTaaatctttgattcattttttaaaatattttatttatttatttatttatttgagagaagagagtgtGAGCACGATGGGGGAAGGggcggagagagagggagaagcagacgccctgcagggtctcgatcccaggaccctgggatcatgacctgagctgaaggaagatgcctaaccaaatgagccatccaggcatgccTCTTTGATCATTTTGACATAATTTTGTACGTGATAAGGGTCCAacatcattcttttgcatgtggatatacagttttcccagcaccttttGTTGAAGTCTGTACTTTCTACCATTGAATGATCTTGCTgctcttgttgaaaatcattgaCTATACAGGCAGGagtttattggggggggggggtctcttttttaattccattggtctatgtgtctgtctttttttttaatttttatttatttatgatagtcacagagagagagagagaggcagagacacaggcagagggagaagcaggctccatgcaccgggagcccgacgtgggattcgatcctgggtctccaggatcgcgccctgggccaaaggcaggcgccaaaccgctgcgccacccagggttccctatgtgtctgtctttatgccagttcCACACTGTTTCGATTCCTGTAACTTTGTGGTAAGTTTGTGGTAAATGAGGAAGTATGACACCTCCAACTCTTCtcctctttttcaagattgtttttggcATTTTGGGGCCCCTTTTGAATTTTAGATGGATAATTGTATTTCTGCAAAAATATCATtaggattttgataaggattgtacTGAGTCTGTAGATTGCTCTGgataatattgacatttttaaaaagattatatttatttattcatgagagacacacacacagagagagagagagagagagaggcagagacacaggcagagggagaagcaggctccatgcagggagcccaatatgggactcaatcctgggtctccaggatcaggccctgggccaaaggcggcgccaaaccgctgagccacccaggctgccctaatattgacattttaatatcattaagtcttccagtccatgaacatggaatgtctttccatttatttacatcttctttatcttctttcagCAATGGTTTTTACCTTTCCCCCTCCTCATAGGATAGAACAATCATACATAGGATTACTTCATTCCTACATCTTCTCAATTGTTTTTTCCTCATATTTgcccttttcctttcctacttGGCAAGATTTGGCTTTACTCAAGGATCTTTTTGTGATctttgtccagtttcattctagTGATAACTACCTTGCTATGATGAATGCCTACATGGACAGTTGTTCATTTGCCTTCTCTTTCTGTACTCATTCAATGTAGATGACATATTCCTTCCTGTAAACCTAGACTACCTCACCAATTTGCTGATCTTTCTAGTGTCCTCACACAACATGTACTTCATCATCCTTTTGGATGGCATTTGTTCAAACATTATACTTCTGTCTCAGCTCTTTGGAAAAAGGGGAAGAAGACATAATCTTCCTGTGAATGTGGGAAGGTGCATTGAAATGCATTTTATAGTTCTTGCTCTGGTCAAAAGTCACAAAGATTGAACTTCATTCTGGAGGCTGGCACTTCAAGATGGCTGCAAAAGTCTCATCAGTGTTTTTTAGTCGTCAGTGCATATAGTATTCACCTCCTTGTTTAGGTTAATTCTTAAGAATTTTagtctttttgatgctattataaatagaattggtttcttttttggatttttcatCATTAGTGTATATaaacacaattgattttttattgaagtatagttgacatacagtattatattcatttcagttgtacaacatagtgattcaacatttatatacattattaaatGATCAGCATTAAGTCTGTCACCACACACAGTTATTacaatattgactatattccctatgctgtagtTTGCCTCCCCATGACTtttaactagaagtttgtacctcttagttctcttccatttatttcacccatcccctcacccccttctcttctggcaaccaccagtttgttctctgtatttatgaatctgtttctattttgctcattcgttttgtttttagactccacatataaatgaaatcatatgctatttgtctttctctgtctaaattatttcccttagcataataccctctaggtccatccacatagCTCCAAATGgtaagacttcattcttttttatagctgagtaatattccattttatgtatatgccacattttctttatctattcatctattaatgaacttaggttgcttccatatcttggccattgtaaataatgttgcaataaacatagggatgcatatatcctttcgaattagtgttttcattttttggggtgaatacccagaagtggaattgctagatcacacagcatttgtttttatttttctgggaaacctccttactattttccatagtggatgcaccaattcacattcccaccaacagtgcacagggttcccttttcttcacagcttcaccaacacctgttatttcttatttttttgagactagctattctgacaggtgtgaggtgatatctcattgtggttttgatttgcattagaAACACAACTGTGGATTTGTGTGGATTCTGTACCTTATTACtttgctgaatttcttttttaattattttttgtgtgtggaaccTTTAAGGTGTGGTACTTATTAGATCATGCATCTttgaacagagataattttactctTTCCAATTAGGATGGCTTCCCTCCACTCCCAGTTTGtttaattgctctggctagaatttCTAGTGCTATTTTGAATAGTGGCTAAAGCAagcatccttatcttgttccggaaattagaagaaaaacttTCTTTCACCATTGATTATGCTGTTATCTGTCAGAttttcatgtatggcctttattatgttggggTTGTTTTCCTTCTACTCTTAGTTTTTTGAGTGTCTCACCATAAAAGAGAGtcaaaattttatcaaatgcttttttgcatcAGTTGAAGTGGATCATTTCAGTCCACTTAAGTGTCACATATGACATTATATTAGTCATAATGTTAGTGTCATATATGACATTAATTAGTCatattaattttcatatgttgaaccatggTTGCATACCAAGAATAAATCCTATTtagtatgtattcttttaatatgctgctggattcagttttctcatatttCGATGGGGACTTTTGTATCGATATTCATAAaggatattagtctgtagttttcttttctggcaGTGTCTTTGTCTGCCTCTGGTATCAGGACAAAAATAGCATCATAGAATAAATTAGAATGTGTTCTCtccttttcagttctttgaatttGAGAATTGGTATTAGTTCCTTAacatttagtagaattcaccagtaaagccatCAGCTCCAGAGCTTTTCCTTGTCCACaggttttttattactgatttaacCTTATTACAGTTCTActcagactttctatttcttattgATTCAATCTAGGTAAGTTTTGTGTTTCTAGGTGTTTGTCGATTCCATCCAGGTTATCCAATTAGTTGGTTATCCAATTGTTCCTGTTACCATCTTTTAATCCTTTTTGCTTCTGTGGATGCAGTAGAAATGTCCCCGGTTCATTTCTAACTAGCAAtttgaatcttctttcttttttttcagtcaatCTATATAATGGTTTCTCAATCATGTCACTCTCTTTGAAGAAGCAACTTTTGGGTTTATTTCcagtatatttttctcttctctatctctgctttaatctttattatttccttccatctgCCAGTTTGGGGTTGCTTGTTCTTCTTTTGCTAGTTCCTAAAATTGTGAAGTAGGTGATTGGTTTGAggtctctcttcctttttaatgtgTTTACAGAGATTAATTTGTCCCTTAGCACACCCTTTACTGCCAG
Protein-coding sequences here:
- the LOC112914199 gene encoding HLA class II histocompatibility antigen, DO alpha chain, giving the protein MVLSRGLVLGLYTLMSLLSLHETGAIEADHMGSYGPAFYQSYGSSGQFAHEFDGEQLFSVELKKREAVWRLPEFGNLAHFDPQNGLASIAVIRAHLDVLVERSNHTRAINVPPRVAVLPKFRVELGQPNVLICIVDNIFPPVINITWLRNGQIISEGVAQTSFYSQPDHLFRKFCYLTFVPSAEDMYDCKVEHWGLDEPLLRHWEPQVPIPVPDTIETLICALGLALGLVSFLVGTIFIIRGTCLSSGPR